Proteins encoded within one genomic window of Carassius carassius chromosome 22, fCarCar2.1, whole genome shotgun sequence:
- the llph gene encoding protein LLP homolog, producing the protein MAKSLRSKWRRKMRAEKRKKVAPKELTRLKTVLGQGEKGEITMKDVAEIATVVPPEKVKKPGDVEMQEDADGGKMDLDTKRNKKTMLDDQGRYPVWMNQRQARKVKAKRAAKKGKPKVKKGLAW; encoded by the exons ATGGCAAAGAGTTTGCGCAGCAAGTGGAGGAGAAAGATGAGGGCGGAGAAAAGAAAGAAGGTTGCACCTAAAGAACTGACTCGACTCAAAACAGTGCTGGGTCAGGGAGAGAAAGGTGAGATCACCATGAAAGATGTAGCCGAGATTGCCACTGTTGTGCCACCCGAGAAAGTGAAGAAGCCAGGAGATGTTGAGATGCAGGAAGATG CGGATGGTGGAAAGATGGATTTAGACACTAAACGCAATAAAAAGACAATGTTAGACGATCAGGGACGGTATCCGGTCTGGATGAACCAAAGGCAAGCAAGGAAGGTGAAAGCCAAACGTGCGGCTAAGAAAGGAAAACCTAAGGTGAAGAAAGGACTCGCCTGGTAG